Proteins found in one Limanda limanda chromosome 18, fLimLim1.1, whole genome shotgun sequence genomic segment:
- the hmgn3 gene encoding high mobility group nucleosome-binding domain-containing protein 3: MPKRKNEGPEGKDASKVTKQEPRRRSERLKVAPPKPETKPKKAIVKKAIDEKVVKARKPTKGKKDDSPAHNGETKTNEETEAAEEAKEEKA; encoded by the exons ATGCCGAAGAGAAAG AATGAGGGTCCCGAGGGCAAGGATGCCTCCAAAGTCACAAAACAAGAG CCCAGAAGAAGGTCAGAAAGACTG AAAGTTGCCCCACCCAAGCCTGAGACCAAGCCCAAGAAGGCCATCGTCAAG AAGGCGATAGACGAGAAGGTGGTCAAGGCAAGGAAACCCACCAAGGGAAAGAAGGACGACAGCCCCGCCCATAACGGAGAGACCAAGACCAATGAG GAAACTGAAGCGGCAGAGGAGGCTAAGGAGGAGAAGGCGTAA